The Oryzias melastigma strain HK-1 linkage group LG13, ASM292280v2, whole genome shotgun sequence genome window below encodes:
- the LOC112149246 gene encoding GRIP and coiled-coil domain-containing protein 2-like has product MFFRRFGHSGVEESFLAQNLSKLEKRVQQNSSLTSQLQTLAAELEGKKNLRGTCAELSKAKKSATKLTKKLEKDLQRINKKIQEQKPLEERCRKQQLEIDQLTETNTNLLATLQELQMKVWDPQELSSELMRVKVTAESVSQENQDLEKEVQKVQATIVALEPLQQQLKDHTDHLQTLQEKNLTLQNQLKDLHRHREEEAVMRQRSATILAQTKSLEEENSILEAEILQLHSTQRSSADELEHRFKEESDLFLSLQKQNAVFREELTALQKKSEKDAEMKLQYSSLQADRKVVETEFKSLKQQIRALSQQCEDFRPMTEKFNETTEYIGQLQERNKSLLEEVENLQVMKQELEGVSTEYRNLETNIKDLKRQNFNLTKEVEQRSLEVLDQKDLEVKVVAARKEYEEVLAENVTLKTKASKYAQQAQRAALRSPLQPPVRAAQRELPAPKLARPPVLEETSGCRQMPSRFQQHRAALRQHQGAPPRRVPGFRQV; this is encoded by the coding sequence atgttcttccgTCGTTTTGGACATTCTGGGGTTGAGGAGAGCTTCCTCGCTCAGAATCTCTCCAAACTTGAGAAGAGAGTCCAGCAAAATTCCTCGCTGACCAGCCAGTTGCAAACCCTCGCCGCTGAGCTGGAAGGCAAGAAAAACCTGAGAGGAACCTGCGCTGAACTCTCCAAGGCAAAGAAATCAGCCACTAAACTAACCAAGAAGCTGGAAAAAGACCTGCAACgcatcaacaaaaaaatccaggagcAAAAACCCCTGGAGGAGCGTTGTAGGAAACAGCAGCTAGAGATCGACCAGCTGACTGAGACTAACACCAACCTCCTGGCAACTCTTCAGGAACTCCAGATGAAAGTTTGGGATCCTCAAGAGTTGTCCAGCGAGTTGATGAGAGTCAAGGTCACGGCCGAATCTGTCAGCCAGGAGAACCAAGATCTCGAGAAAGAGGTTCAGAAGGTCCAAGCCACCATCGTGGCCCTGGaacctctgcagcagcagctgaaagacCACACTGATCACCTCCAGACACTGCAGGAGAAAAACCTCACCCTCCAGAACCAGCTGAAAGACCTCCACAGACATCGTGAGGAGGAGGCAGTGATGAGACAACGTTCTGCCACCATCCTCGCCCAAACCAAGTCTCTGGAGGAGGAGAACTCCATCCTTGAAGCTGAGAttcttcagctacattctaCACAACGTAGTTCTGCAGATGAGCTGGAGCACAGATTCAAAGAAGAATCCGATttgtttctgtctctgcagaaacaaaacgCCGTCTTCAGAGAAGAGCTCACAGCTCTGCAGAAGAAGTCTGAGAAAGACGCTGAGATGAAGCTTCAGTATTCCTCTCTGCAAGCTGATAGGAAGGTTGTAGAGACGGAATTCAAATCCCTGAAGCAACAGATCCGCGCTCTTTCTCAGCAATGTGAGGACTTCAGGCCCATGACCGAGAAATTTAATGAGACCACGGAGTACATCGGCCAACTCCAAGAGCGCAATAAATCGCTTTTGGAGGAAGTCGAGAACCTCCAGGTCATGAAGCAGGAATTAGAAGGAGTCTCCACAGAATATAGAAATCTGGAGACAAACATTAAGGACCTGAAGAGACAAAACTTTAACCTCACTAAAGAGGTGGAGCAAAGAAGTTTGGAGGTTCTGGACCAAAAAGACCTGGAGGTCAAAGTCGTTGCTGCAAGAAAAGAGTATGAAGAAGTTCTGGCTGAAAACGTCACCCTGAAAACCAAAGCCTCAAAGTACGCTCAACAAGCACAGAGAGCTGCTTTGAGGTCCCCCCTTCAGCCTCCTgtcagagctgctcaaagagagCTTCCTGCTCCAAAACTAGCACGTCCGCCTGTGTTGGAGGAAACTTCTGGATGCAGACAAATGCCCAGCAGGTTCCAACAACACAGAGCTGCCCTTAGACAGCATCAGGGAGCTCCACCAAGAAGGGTTCCTGGTTTCCGGCAG